Proteins from a genomic interval of Kitasatospora herbaricolor:
- a CDS encoding 1,4-dihydroxy-6-naphthoate synthase gives MAETLRIAYSPCPNDTFVFHAWAHGLVPGADAPEVTFADIDVTNGLAARGGSPRPGAGRELDVLKISYGALPWVLDEYALLPCGGALGRGCGPLVLTRPDAPDDLSGKTVAVPSERSTAYLLFRIWAARAVPGGLGEVVVLPFDEIMPAVRDGRVDAGLVIHEARFTYQEYGLRKLADMGEAWEQDTGLPIPLGAIVARRSLGAQRLREIAETIRASVRQAWADPAASRGYVLAHSQEMDPAVADQHIGLYVNEFTADLGEEGYAAVRGLLTRAAAEGLVPALGPGALDF, from the coding sequence GTGGCTGAGACCCTGCGCATCGCCTACTCCCCCTGCCCGAACGACACCTTCGTCTTCCACGCCTGGGCGCACGGCCTGGTGCCCGGCGCCGACGCGCCCGAGGTGACCTTCGCGGACATCGACGTCACCAACGGCCTGGCCGCACGGGGCGGGTCCCCCCGGCCCGGCGCCGGGCGAGAGCTCGACGTGCTGAAGATCAGCTACGGCGCGCTGCCCTGGGTGCTGGACGAGTACGCGCTGCTGCCCTGCGGCGGGGCGCTGGGGCGGGGCTGCGGCCCGCTGGTGCTCACCCGCCCGGACGCGCCGGACGACCTGAGCGGAAAGACCGTCGCGGTGCCGTCCGAGCGCTCCACCGCCTACCTGCTGTTCCGGATCTGGGCCGCCCGGGCGGTGCCGGGCGGGCTCGGCGAGGTGGTGGTGCTGCCGTTCGACGAGATCATGCCCGCCGTGCGGGACGGCCGGGTGGACGCCGGCCTGGTGATCCACGAGGCCCGCTTCACCTACCAGGAGTACGGCCTGCGCAAGCTCGCCGACATGGGCGAGGCCTGGGAGCAGGACACCGGCCTGCCGATCCCGCTCGGGGCGATCGTCGCCCGGCGCTCGCTCGGCGCGCAGCGGCTGCGGGAGATCGCGGAGACGATCCGGGCGTCCGTCCGGCAGGCCTGGGCGGACCCGGCCGCCAGCCGCGGGTACGTCCTGGCGCACTCCCAGGAGATGGACCCGGCCGTCGCCGACCAGCACATCGGGCTGTACGTCAACGAGTTCACCGCGGACCTCGGCGAGGAGGGCTACGCCGCCGTGCGCGGCCTGCTCACCCGGGCCGCCGCCGAGGGACTCGTCCCCGCGCTGGGCCCGGGTGCGCTGGACTTCTGA
- a CDS encoding futalosine hydrolase has protein sequence MTTRTSDTEQPGLPQARLLVVVAVAPEAEAVLRGLGDDSRPLPLPGGVLHRAGRAGTAIDVLAAGVGPAAAAAGAATALALHRYDLVVPAGIAGGFAPHAPIGSVVVADAIVAADLGAETPEGFADVTALGFGTVRHTPPPGAALAAAGALRAAGLTVATGAVLTVSTVTGTAGRAAELAARHPGAAAEAMEGFGVAEAAARHGLPALEVRTVSNAVGPRDRSAWRIGEALAALAGAFAALPYPELLKEVHRG, from the coding sequence GTGACCACCCGAACGAGCGACACCGAGCAGCCGGGCCTCCCGCAGGCCCGGCTGCTCGTCGTGGTCGCCGTCGCCCCCGAGGCCGAGGCGGTGCTGCGCGGCCTGGGTGACGACTCCCGCCCGCTGCCGCTGCCCGGGGGCGTCCTGCACCGCGCCGGGCGGGCCGGTACCGCGATCGACGTGCTGGCCGCCGGGGTGGGGCCCGCCGCGGCCGCCGCCGGCGCCGCGACCGCTCTCGCGCTGCACCGCTACGACCTGGTGGTCCCGGCCGGGATCGCCGGCGGCTTCGCCCCGCACGCCCCGATCGGCTCGGTGGTGGTCGCGGACGCGATCGTCGCCGCCGACCTGGGCGCCGAGACGCCCGAGGGCTTCGCCGACGTCACCGCGCTGGGCTTCGGCACCGTCCGGCACACCCCGCCGCCGGGCGCGGCCCTGGCGGCCGCCGGGGCGCTGCGGGCCGCCGGCCTGACCGTCGCCACCGGGGCCGTGCTCACCGTCTCCACCGTCACCGGCACCGCCGGGCGGGCCGCCGAGCTGGCCGCCCGGCACCCCGGCGCGGCCGCCGAGGCGATGGAGGGCTTCGGCGTGGCCGAGGCCGCCGCCCGGCACGGCCTGCCGGCGCTGGAGGTCCGTACCGTCTCCAACGCGGTGGGCCCGCGCGACCGCTCGGCCTGGCGGATCGGCGAGGCGCTGGCCGCGCTGGCCGGGGCGTTCGCCGCCCTGCCCTACCCGGAGCTGCTCAAGGAGGTCCACCGTGGCTGA
- a CDS encoding MFS transporter encodes MVRGASAAGLRTGRVVHGTGRRIRKATSAEGAGESGLAKLIELHALNSFGDMLITIALASTIFFSVPTGEARGRVGLYLLITMAPFALLAPVIGPLLDRLPHGRRAAMATSMLARAVLAWTMAGTVVGGGIALYPEALGVLVASKAYGVVRSVVVPRLLPSRLSLVKANSRVTLAGLLATFVGAPIGAGLHLIGPGWPLRGAFLVFVVGTLMAFHLPHKVDSAKGEQRAVLHADDQPHGPLHLHPRPEPPKAQQPKANLRTVGPSVILALRAVATLRWLVGFLVMFLAFLLRDDPIGGLQPTVALGLVAVAAGAGNALGSVLGSWLRTRRSEAIVTAMLLVATLAAGAAALWYGVLTVVVVAAAAGTAASLGKLALDALIQRDVPESVRTSAFARSETLLQLSWVAGGALGITMPLDGALGLSVAAGVVGLVLLWTVRSLFRIGLRRRPATAKVA; translated from the coding sequence CTGGTCCGCGGCGCCTCCGCCGCCGGGCTGCGGACCGGCCGGGTGGTGCACGGCACCGGCCGGCGGATCCGCAAGGCCACCTCGGCCGAGGGCGCCGGCGAGTCCGGTCTCGCCAAACTGATCGAGCTGCACGCGCTGAACTCCTTCGGCGACATGCTGATCACCATCGCGCTGGCCTCCACGATCTTCTTCTCGGTGCCCACCGGCGAGGCCCGCGGCCGGGTCGGGCTCTACCTGCTGATCACGATGGCGCCGTTCGCCCTGCTGGCCCCGGTGATCGGCCCGCTGCTGGACCGGCTGCCGCACGGCCGCCGGGCCGCGATGGCCACCTCGATGCTGGCCCGCGCCGTGCTGGCCTGGACGATGGCGGGCACCGTGGTCGGCGGCGGCATCGCGCTGTACCCGGAGGCGCTCGGCGTACTGGTGGCGTCCAAGGCGTACGGGGTGGTGCGCAGCGTCGTGGTGCCCCGGCTGCTGCCGAGCCGGCTGTCGCTGGTGAAGGCGAACTCCCGGGTCACCCTGGCCGGGCTGCTGGCCACCTTCGTCGGCGCGCCGATCGGCGCGGGGCTGCACCTGATCGGCCCCGGCTGGCCGCTGCGCGGCGCCTTCCTGGTCTTCGTCGTCGGCACCCTGATGGCCTTCCACCTGCCGCACAAGGTGGACTCGGCCAAGGGCGAGCAGCGGGCCGTGCTGCACGCCGACGACCAGCCGCACGGCCCCCTGCACCTGCACCCGCGGCCGGAGCCGCCGAAGGCCCAGCAGCCGAAGGCCAACCTGCGGACCGTCGGCCCGTCGGTGATCCTCGCCCTGCGGGCGGTGGCCACGCTCCGCTGGCTGGTGGGGTTCCTGGTGATGTTCCTGGCCTTCCTGCTCCGGGACGACCCGATCGGCGGGCTGCAGCCGACCGTCGCGCTGGGCCTGGTCGCGGTGGCGGCCGGCGCCGGCAACGCGCTCGGCTCGGTGCTCGGCTCCTGGCTGCGCACCCGGCGCTCGGAGGCGATCGTCACCGCGATGCTGCTGGTGGCCACGCTGGCCGCCGGCGCCGCCGCGCTCTGGTACGGGGTGCTGACGGTGGTGGTGGTCGCCGCCGCGGCCGGGACGGCGGCCTCGCTGGGCAAGCTGGCCCTGGACGCGCTGATCCAGCGGGACGTCCCCGAGTCCGTCCGGACCTCGGCGTTCGCCCGCTCGGAGACGCTGCTCCAGCTGAGCTGGGTGGCGGGCGGCGCGCTGGGCATCACCATGCCGCTGGACGGCGCGCTGGGCCTGTCGGTGGCGGCGGGCGTGGTGGGCCTGGTCCTGCTGTGGACCGTCCGCTCGCTGTTCAGGATCGGGCTGCGCCGCCGGCCCGCGACCGCCAAGGTGGCCTGA
- a CDS encoding DUF3027 domain-containing protein gives MRSRTPDRLCAEAVELARQAAAEAVGAETVGAHLGAQADAERVVTHTFECLDAAYRGWHWAVTVARAPRAKNVTLDEVVLLPGDDAVLAPQWVPWSERLRPGDMGPGDLLPTDADDLRLEPGWTGEDEPAPNSVVALADADDLEITDPTIQPAPARARIGAIAEELGLGRPRVLSRLGLHLAADRWEQAHGPQTPMAQAAPASCNSCGFLIPIGGSLGQAFGVCGNEFGPADGQIVSFAYGCGGHSEAAVIPAPPAPSELILDELVIEPLQLHPDRSSGSVEPDAPAEELGHS, from the coding sequence ATGCGAAGCCGTACCCCCGATCGGCTCTGTGCCGAGGCCGTCGAACTCGCCCGGCAGGCAGCGGCCGAGGCGGTCGGAGCGGAAACCGTGGGGGCACACCTCGGCGCCCAGGCGGACGCCGAGCGGGTCGTCACCCACACTTTCGAGTGTCTGGACGCCGCCTACCGGGGCTGGCACTGGGCCGTCACCGTGGCCCGCGCCCCGCGCGCCAAGAACGTCACCCTGGACGAGGTCGTCCTGCTGCCCGGCGACGACGCCGTCCTCGCCCCGCAGTGGGTGCCGTGGAGCGAGCGGCTGCGCCCCGGCGACATGGGCCCGGGCGACCTGCTGCCCACAGACGCCGACGACCTCCGGCTGGAGCCGGGCTGGACGGGCGAGGACGAGCCCGCACCCAACTCGGTCGTGGCCCTCGCCGACGCCGACGACCTGGAGATCACCGACCCGACCATCCAGCCCGCCCCGGCGCGGGCCCGGATCGGGGCGATCGCCGAGGAGCTGGGCCTGGGCCGCCCCCGGGTGCTCTCCCGGCTCGGCCTGCACTTGGCAGCCGACCGCTGGGAGCAGGCGCACGGCCCGCAGACCCCGATGGCGCAGGCCGCTCCGGCGTCCTGCAACAGCTGTGGGTTCCTGATCCCGATCGGCGGCTCGCTGGGCCAGGCCTTCGGTGTCTGCGGCAACGAGTTCGGCCCGGCGGACGGCCAGATCGTGTCCTTCGCCTACGGCTGCGGCGGTCACTCCGAGGCCGCCGTCATCCCGGCGCCGCCGGCGCCGTCCGAGCTGATCCTCGACGAACTGGTCATCGAGCCGCTCCAGCTCCACCCGGACCGCTCCAGCGGTTCGGTCGAGCCCGACGCCCCGGCCGAGGAGCTCGGCCACTCCTGA
- a CDS encoding sacsin N-terminal ATP-binding-like domain-containing protein — MEPRIIGSGSDEQAADPFGTTALRRRVLDAWSASPARFREDANAEEELALGGYRDRLVVELAQNAADAAARAGGAPGRLRLTLQGGVLAAANTGAPLDAAAVESLSTLRASSKRADGTPTVGRFGVGFAAVLAVTDEPAVLGAAGGVRWSLAEAHALAGTEPVLTEELRRRDGHVPLLRLPFAAEGEAPADYDTVVVLPLRDAAAEDLARRLLTEIDDALLLTLPGLAEIVVETPDGTRVLTRSAGEQSPDGLTLVTLTDDAGGQAARTTWQIAGASGTLTADLLADRPTEERARPYWTVTWAVPVSAAGVPQALRTTPVVHAPTPSDEPLGVPALLIASYPLDPTRRHVAPGPLTDFLTERAADTYADLLRARGGDLGSLGLVPGPLGQGALDNAVRAAVLGRLPGIPFLPHPAPVEEGTPALRPRDATLLEGADTSVVEALAPIFPGLLPAGLERRSELRVLNVRRIPLAEVVDQLGGLEREPAWWRNLYAALAAADPESLGALPVPLADGRTVTGPRRVLLPSDAADWAAYPGYPDALAGALALLDLRLAHPEAAHPLLAKLGAGTATPAGVLDTPEVRAAVARSYDVAEDDLDAAVDLADAVLALVKAAGTTPGEHPWLSRLALLDDEGEASRAGELVLPDSPLAALAREDDAGYPDEDLLERWGPEVLAAVGVLSAFVLVRAEDVPLDPDDLERLDPTVPADRAAGGAPTGLIDEAPDGLADWCEDALEALHADDDGELGVPPVAAELLAVRDLDLVDDRAWPEALALLARPPYREAVVNPVRTLLPDGGYVDLPPYTAWWLRDHPVLDGREPAGLRAAGADPLLRGLYDEARTTLDEQFLHALGVRTTLAALLAEPHGPDELLDRLTDPASIVGHRQLHGIHSALAGVDPERIEPLDVVRAVPPMDPETGRRPAGTVLVDATEAVVADAPDLVQLLHPYPLLPVAPALAGALAERLHVSLASEVAGGRVLSEGTLHRVPAVVRELLPGCPVAYEEHEELLVVGPDGEEAAVDWRWDTSAGTPDAPYDPETAEEADEDDEFEVPPAPGLLHAATPEGLAAGLAWSVGQWHRRFEVLAALAEPDRAYELSAARDFEG, encoded by the coding sequence GTGGAGCCTCGCATCATCGGCAGCGGTTCGGACGAGCAGGCCGCGGACCCGTTCGGCACCACGGCGCTGCGGCGGCGGGTGCTGGACGCGTGGTCGGCCTCGCCCGCCCGGTTCCGGGAGGACGCCAACGCCGAGGAGGAGCTGGCGCTCGGCGGCTACCGCGACCGGCTGGTGGTCGAGCTGGCGCAGAACGCCGCCGACGCGGCCGCCCGGGCCGGCGGCGCCCCCGGCCGGCTCCGGCTGACCCTGCAGGGCGGCGTGCTCGCCGCCGCCAACACCGGCGCGCCGCTGGACGCCGCGGCGGTGGAGTCGCTCTCCACCCTGCGCGCCTCCTCCAAGCGCGCCGACGGCACCCCGACCGTCGGCCGGTTCGGTGTCGGCTTCGCCGCCGTGCTCGCCGTCACGGACGAGCCCGCCGTGCTCGGCGCCGCCGGCGGCGTGCGCTGGTCGCTGGCCGAGGCGCACGCGCTGGCCGGGACCGAACCCGTGCTGACCGAGGAACTGCGCCGCCGCGACGGACACGTGCCGCTGCTCCGGCTGCCGTTCGCCGCCGAGGGCGAGGCCCCCGCCGACTACGACACGGTCGTGGTCCTGCCGCTGCGCGACGCCGCCGCCGAGGACCTCGCCCGGCGGCTGCTCACCGAGATCGACGACGCCCTGCTGCTCACCCTGCCCGGCCTGGCCGAGATCGTCGTGGAGACCCCGGACGGCACCCGCGTGCTGACCCGCTCGGCCGGCGAGCAGAGCCCCGACGGCCTCACCCTCGTCACCCTCACCGACGACGCCGGGGGCCAGGCTGCCCGCACCACCTGGCAGATCGCCGGCGCCTCCGGCACCCTCACCGCCGACCTGCTCGCCGACCGCCCCACCGAGGAGCGGGCCCGCCCGTACTGGACGGTGACCTGGGCCGTCCCGGTGAGCGCCGCCGGGGTCCCGCAGGCGCTGCGCACCACCCCCGTGGTGCACGCCCCCACCCCGAGCGACGAGCCGCTCGGCGTGCCCGCGCTGCTGATCGCCTCGTACCCGCTGGACCCGACCCGCCGGCACGTCGCGCCCGGCCCGCTCACCGACTTCCTCACCGAGCGCGCCGCCGACACCTACGCCGACCTGCTGCGCGCCCGGGGCGGCGACCTCGGCTCGCTCGGCCTGGTGCCCGGTCCGCTCGGCCAGGGCGCGCTCGACAACGCGGTGCGCGCTGCGGTGCTCGGCCGGCTGCCCGGCATCCCCTTCCTGCCGCACCCGGCACCGGTGGAGGAGGGCACCCCCGCGCTGCGCCCCCGGGACGCCACGCTGCTGGAGGGCGCCGACACCTCGGTGGTCGAGGCCCTCGCGCCGATCTTCCCCGGCCTGCTGCCGGCCGGGCTGGAGCGCCGCAGCGAACTGCGGGTGCTGAACGTCCGCCGGATCCCGCTCGCCGAGGTGGTCGACCAGCTCGGCGGCCTGGAGCGGGAGCCCGCCTGGTGGCGCAACCTGTACGCGGCGCTGGCCGCCGCCGACCCGGAGTCGCTCGGCGCGCTGCCCGTACCGCTCGCCGACGGCCGGACGGTGACCGGCCCGCGCCGCGTCCTGCTGCCCTCCGACGCCGCCGACTGGGCCGCCTACCCGGGCTACCCCGACGCGCTGGCCGGGGCGCTCGCCCTGCTCGACCTTCGCCTCGCCCACCCGGAGGCCGCGCACCCGCTGCTGGCCAAGCTGGGCGCCGGCACCGCCACCCCCGCCGGGGTGCTGGACACGCCCGAGGTGCGGGCCGCCGTGGCCCGCTCCTACGACGTGGCCGAGGACGACCTGGACGCCGCCGTGGACCTCGCCGACGCCGTCCTGGCCCTGGTCAAGGCCGCCGGGACGACCCCCGGCGAGCACCCCTGGCTGTCCCGTCTCGCCCTGCTGGACGACGAGGGCGAGGCCAGCCGGGCCGGCGAGCTGGTGCTGCCGGACAGTCCGCTGGCCGCCCTGGCCCGCGAGGACGACGCCGGCTACCCGGACGAGGACCTGCTGGAGCGCTGGGGCCCCGAGGTGCTGGCCGCCGTCGGCGTGCTCAGCGCCTTCGTGCTGGTCCGCGCCGAGGACGTCCCGCTCGACCCGGACGACCTGGAGCGGCTCGACCCGACCGTCCCCGCCGACCGCGCGGCCGGCGGCGCCCCGACCGGCCTGATCGACGAGGCCCCCGACGGCCTGGCCGACTGGTGCGAGGACGCGCTGGAGGCCCTGCACGCGGACGACGACGGCGAACTGGGCGTGCCGCCGGTCGCCGCGGAACTGCTCGCCGTCCGCGACCTGGACCTGGTGGACGACCGGGCCTGGCCCGAGGCGCTCGCCCTGCTGGCCCGCCCGCCGTACCGGGAGGCCGTGGTCAACCCGGTGCGCACGCTGCTGCCGGACGGCGGCTACGTCGACCTGCCGCCCTACACCGCCTGGTGGCTGCGGGACCACCCGGTGCTGGACGGCCGGGAGCCCGCCGGCCTGCGCGCGGCCGGCGCCGACCCGCTGCTGCGCGGCCTCTACGACGAGGCCAGGACCACCCTGGACGAGCAGTTCCTGCACGCCCTCGGGGTGCGCACCACGCTGGCCGCGCTGCTGGCCGAGCCGCACGGCCCGGACGAGCTGCTGGACCGCCTCACCGACCCGGCCTCGATCGTCGGGCATCGCCAGCTGCACGGCATCCACAGCGCCCTGGCCGGGGTGGACCCCGAGCGGATCGAGCCGCTGGACGTCGTCCGCGCGGTGCCGCCGATGGACCCGGAGACCGGCCGCCGGCCGGCCGGAACCGTCCTGGTGGACGCCACCGAGGCGGTCGTCGCCGACGCGCCCGACCTGGTCCAGCTGCTCCACCCCTACCCGCTGCTGCCGGTCGCCCCGGCGCTGGCCGGCGCCCTGGCCGAACGGCTGCACGTCTCGCTGGCCAGCGAGGTGGCCGGCGGGCGGGTGCTCTCCGAGGGCACCCTGCACCGGGTCCCCGCGGTGGTGCGGGAGCTGCTGCCCGGCTGCCCGGTCGCCTACGAGGAGCACGAGGAGCTGCTGGTGGTCGGCCCCGACGGCGAGGAGGCCGCCGTCGACTGGCGCTGGGACACCTCGGCCGGGACCCCGGACGCGCCGTACGACCCCGAGACGGCCGAGGAGGCCGACGAGGACGACGAGTTCGAGGTGCCGCCGGCCCCCGGACTGCTGCACGCCGCCACCCCGGAAGGTCTGGCCGCCGGGCTCGCCTGGTCGGTCGGCCAGTGGCACCGCCGCTTCGAGGTGCTGGCCGCCCTCGCCGAGCCGGACCGCGCCTACGAGCTCTCGGCCGCCCGGGACTTCGAGGGCTGA
- a CDS encoding helix-turn-helix transcriptional regulator has product MAIGDIPGLTSTPELSETAHRVYAYAVNRMRFSPEELEAALGLPAETAEQVVDELERLHLVGRIINDDRQLTPVAPQSAAARVLAPLENLLRDLQLTIDRTRCQILSLEPEYHAGAAHLARIERVELVTDLASVRAIIQDAAHRCLNEVLTAQPGGGRRTEVLAEAAARDEEMLARGVAMRTIYQHTARYSPPTIAYVEHITALGGQVRTTGDRVRRMLVFDRSVAVIEVQENPDAALVIREPNIIDFMRATFEQSWLRGLPFATSVDRAQASAISDDLRQAIISLLSLGMDDKSIARRLGMSDRTCQRHISDIMSRIGAKSRFQAGYLIRDRQGPDPARPPDGAAA; this is encoded by the coding sequence ATGGCGATTGGTGACATACCAGGGCTAACAAGTACTCCGGAACTGAGCGAAACCGCCCACCGCGTCTACGCCTACGCGGTGAACCGGATGCGCTTCTCGCCCGAGGAGTTAGAGGCGGCCCTCGGGCTGCCGGCCGAGACCGCGGAGCAGGTGGTGGACGAGCTGGAGCGGCTCCACCTGGTCGGCAGGATCATCAACGACGATCGTCAACTCACACCGGTGGCACCGCAGTCCGCCGCCGCGCGGGTGCTGGCCCCGCTGGAGAACCTGCTCCGCGACCTCCAGCTGACGATCGACCGGACGCGGTGTCAGATCCTGTCGCTGGAGCCGGAGTACCACGCGGGCGCCGCCCATCTGGCGCGTATCGAGCGGGTGGAGCTGGTCACCGACCTGGCCTCGGTGCGGGCGATCATCCAGGACGCCGCGCACCGCTGCCTGAACGAGGTGCTGACCGCCCAGCCGGGCGGCGGCCGGCGGACCGAGGTGCTGGCGGAGGCGGCCGCGCGGGACGAGGAGATGCTGGCGCGGGGGGTCGCGATGCGCACCATCTACCAGCACACCGCCCGGTACAGCCCGCCCACCATCGCCTACGTCGAGCACATCACCGCGCTCGGCGGCCAGGTGCGCACCACCGGCGACCGGGTGCGGCGGATGCTGGTCTTCGACCGGAGCGTCGCGGTGATCGAGGTCCAGGAGAACCCGGACGCCGCGCTGGTGATCCGCGAGCCGAACATCATCGACTTCATGCGGGCGACCTTCGAGCAGAGCTGGCTGCGCGGCCTGCCGTTCGCCACCTCGGTGGACCGGGCGCAGGCCAGCGCGATCTCGGACGACCTGCGGCAGGCGATCATCAGCCTGCTCTCGCTGGGCATGGACGACAAGTCGATCGCCCGCCGGCTGGGCATGTCGGACCGCACCTGCCAGCGCCACATCTCGGACATCATGTCCAGGATCGGCGCGAAGAGCCGCTTCCAGGCCGGGTACCTGATCCGCGACCGGCAGGGGCCGGACCCCGCGCGGCCGCCGGACGGCGCCGCCGCCTGA